In Castanea sativa cultivar Marrone di Chiusa Pesio chromosome 6, ASM4071231v1, a single window of DNA contains:
- the LOC142639672 gene encoding uncharacterized protein LOC142639672, whose product MVHGGKLKELGWLNRQAAEYLDEYKKAQENLTTSNAVSCRLIRQAPPPNEYKLNFDAAVFLDLQCFGAIIRNTNGEVMTGMSAIGPYVHSSEEAEVLACQKAIEFSIEAGFSRLIIEGDSLNVIGALLDSTTNSSLLGHIYDDIRCNLRGMQVMSFSWVKRFGNMVANSLAKYARNIIDDMY is encoded by the coding sequence ATGGTGCATGGGGGAAAACTGAAGGAACTGGGTTGGCTAAATAGACAAGCTGCAGAATATCTTGATGAATACAAGAAAGCCCAGGAAAATCTTACAACTTCAAATGCAGTATCATGCAGACTCATACGGCAGGCTCCACCTCCAAATGAGTATAAATTAAACTTTGACGCTGCTGTTTTTTTGGACTTGCAATGCTTTGGAGCAATTATTAGGAACACAAATGGTGAGGTTATGACGGGAATGTCAGCTATAGGTCCCTATGTGCATAGTAGTGAAGAAGCAGAGGTTCTAGCATGCCAAAAAGCTATAGAATTTTCCATAGAAGCGGGGTTTTCTAGGCTGATCATTGAAGGGGATAGTCTAAATGTTATTGGAGCTCTCTTAGATTCTACAACAAACAGCTCCTTGCTCGGCCACATCTATGATGATATCAGATGTAATCTTAGAGGAATGCAGGTTATGTCCTTTAGCTGGGTGAAAAGATTTGGAAATATGGTGGCGAACTCATTAGCAAAATATGCTAGGAATATAATTGATGATATGTACTAG